Part of the Sorghum bicolor cultivar BTx623 chromosome 1, Sorghum_bicolor_NCBIv3, whole genome shotgun sequence genome, GCCTCGGTGAGGCGGTGATGCTTTTGTGATGACAATGCAAGATCGTCCAGTGATACCCGTTAACGGCTAACGTTACCGCCCTGTTCGCTTGAGCATACGATAATATTTTTCTCACACAACAAATCAAGCAGCAAACTTAGAACATAATTTGTAACTGAAGTTCAATTACACGATAGTACCAGCAGCTCAAAGCATGAATACAACGTCCCAAGTTATCGTACACAAGGGCCTAGTGAAGCATAACAATGCGCGACATGCGAGGGTGACGGTGCCCCCAAACGATTTTAGGGGACAGGACTAGTCGGCGATCCTCTGAATCGAGCGCCGGCACAGCACGGCTGCGGCTTCCGGGCGGCTCAGAGTATGCCGGAGAGCACGTTGGCGGCCGTGGAGAGCGCGGCGCCGGTGATGGCGCACTGCACGACCTGCTCGTGCGACGCGTGCTCCGACGTGAGCGCGACCGCGGCGCCCGTGATGGCGCCGGCCACGGCGCTGTTCCTCCAGTCGTGCGCCCCGCGCACCTCCGTGAGGCCGTAGGTCAGGCCAGAGTGCACCCCAGCCGCGAGCCCTGCACAAGACGTCCTGATCAGATCGAGCAGTGGgtagttaaaaaaaaaattgctcGTCAGATAGTTCGTGCTCAtgctgtatgtatgtatgtatgtaacaCAGGGGGTGTAGCAGGAGTATAGGAAGTGTTACCCCACTGTAACGACTCTTTGCTCACGTTTTTCACCTGTGATGGAAATGAAGAACAGAATCACAAACAACAATTACAGCAAGGCACGGCCGGCCTGAACAAGAACTGGGTTAATTCTGTAGCAGATGGCGTACCATGGCCTCTGCCGACTTGCTACTACTGTTCGTCCCTGTCAAAATCGCCAACACAAGATTAACGCTCACTTGTTCACACAAGGTTAGACAGATAAGCAGCAAACTAAAAAAATCAGAGACGTTACCATTGAGCTCCGGGAACGAGCGTTTCCTTGAGCCGGTGGCGCCTGACACAGATCCTCCCTCGCCTGCAGTCAGTGTCAGTCACAGGCTCACAACAACACACCGCACAAAAGAACTCAAAAAGGGACACAAACAGAGCGAAATTGAAGCAATCGAACAGCtaatagcagcagcagcagcaccaccaccaccacgacaAGGAGGTTTTGTTACCTTCGATTGCCATGAAGTACGATTCCCTCGCGACCGCCTGCACCGCGCCGATCTGCGGAGATACACGGGATCAGAAGAAGCAGTGGAACCGACCGACTTGTTGAGCCTGTTTGTGTGCCAAGGAAATAAAAGGGAGCAGCAGAGGCCAGCGGGCAGCGGCGTGTGCTTACCCCCGCGGCCTTGACGAAGCTCTCGGCGATGCGGTTGAGGAGCGGGTGGCCGAGGTCCAGCATCCAGTTCTTCTGCTCCAGGCCGCCGCGCACCTCGTCCGCGAACGCCCGCGCCTGCGTCCCCACGCCGCTGCTCATCTTCCCCTGCCCTGCTCTTCCTTCGGTTCCCCCTCTTGTCTCTCTTTGAAGATATCCGAGCTACCGCGCTGCAGCAGAGTGCCCAGGTAGGTAGACAAGCACGAATGCAAAGGGCACCGGCTTTACGGGCAGTGTGGTCGCGTCGAAGCGGTGAAGTTTTTGGCGAGTAGTGACCCGGGGCGGCGCCGGTCCGTACAATACAGACCAACGTCCTACTGGTCCTTGGCCTCCTGGGGGGAGAACTGGAAGACACGTACGCATGCTTCGCCGACACGTGCCCGCGGGGTTGTTTACTCGTGGCACTCTTCTGGAACGTGCGCGGCGTGGTTCTTTGACATTTGCTGAAATCCGTGCGCTGGCCTCGTTCGCGGCTTCCAACACACTGACACACTTTGCTTGTCGATAGGCATACACAGAAAACATACGTTTTGGAAATGATTACACGGTAGCTAAAAAGTGATtaattagaaatattttttctaccttTATTAAATAGGATTGTTGGTGcactataaggccttgtttagttaaaaaaattgtaaaattttttagattctctgttacatcgaatctttagccgtatctatggagtattaaatatagacaaaaataaaaaactaattacataatttagtcGGAATGGACGAGACgattcttttaaacctagttaatttATTGATTGgataaaatatttatcaaatacagacAAAAATACTATAGCATCGATctcctaaaattttttggaacgcCTAAGTAAGAAAGTTCCGTAGTAGAGATGGCTAATACATTGAGGCGTTGGAACGTCAAGTTTTTTGATTTCGCGTTAGGAGCTCAGGACATCGTAGTTTTTTTTAATACAGAGGAAGTACAGCCGTACGCACCGTAGATTGTTCATTCTGATCCAAATACACTTCAAAATCACCTTTGATCATCAAACATAAAAGTTATGTCTTTTTCAGAGGAAAAAACAGTTGTGACTACTATTATTGTGCCTTATTCAAGTAAACTGTTGTTACTAGTATTACTCTCCATGATTAAGGAGGTGTTTAGTTCTCTTTTCATTTCAGAAAAAATTGGGTTTTAGTCCATTATTttgtataataaaaataaacaatatataaaaaatttggCAAAAAAATAACTATTCTCCATTTTAAATTTTGgcagacaaaaaaaaaactcaaaagaCCATAATGGGAGcaataaattctgtattttAGATAGAACTAAACACAACTCTAAAATTtgacattttatattttatcacTTCAAAatagttggcattttgcattgtAAGGGGGAACTAAACATGCCCTAAGTGAAGTTAATTCCTGGATACCACCGAGAAGTTCCAATTTGGGTATTGAGTTTGTGACACATAGAAGGGACTCAAGGTATCCATCATGTTTGCATCACCCATTCCAGTTTTCAAAATGTATGACAACGAACCGATAGACAGTAAAATAAGTTCACGACGTCCACATACACCTTCAAAAATCGCAATCACTAATTTGCGAGCTTATTTCTAGGACCGTACCAACCCTTATGAGCTGATCCCGAGCTGGATGCGCCAATCCTCAAGCTGCTTCTTTACTTGTTCTGAACCAGTAGAGCCATAGGATATGAACTTGTTTACGGCGTTTTCAACCCCCAGGTATTCATAGACGTCGCCCTCAAATACAGGATGGACAGATTTTAGGTCATCCAATTCAAGCTCGGCTAGCTGACACTGCTTGTAGACGCATAGAGCAACAGACCTTCCAACTATCTCGTGAGAAGTTCTGAAAGGAATTCCCTGCGAAGCATGGAAAAAAGAAAAGCTAAGCTAATATAACCCCCCATCGAAAATAAACAGCATAGCACCGATAAAACTAGAGTACTGTTAGTTTGTGTGTTCCTTTGCTATCACCATGTTTCAAAGTTGATGTCTAACTGCTACGTGCAACTATGTTAATATCTTTCCCTATGGTTTACACAGTCATGAGAGAACAGAGTTTACCTTCTTCACAAGATAATCCGCCAGCGTCGTTGCATCCAGATAACCAGCTGGAAGGGAACTTTGTATTCTTTTCGAATTAAATGAGATATTTTGAGCAAACTCCGTGCATACTTCAAGCATTCCTAATACGGCTTTCACACTATCAAACAAGGGTTCCTTGTCTTCCTGCTTAGGACGAAAATTTCAGAATACACACTCATGTAAGAGTGGATATACTTATGAGAATTAGGCTCACCTGAAGGTCACGGTTGTAGGCTTGTGGAAGGCCTTTACAGAGGGTTAGAACAGTCATGAGGTCTCCAACAACTCTAGCAGATTTCCCACGAACAAGCTCCATTGGATCTGGATTTTTCTTCTGGGGCATAATGCTGCTTCCTGTTGAAACTTTGTCACTTGGTGTCAGGAACCCAAATTCCTCTGATGCCCAAAGAACCCATTCTTCACCAATTCGCGAAAGATGAACAGCAGCAATTGAATTGGCGGCAAGAAACTCTAGTACAAAGTCACGGTCTGATACTGCATCAATGCTGTAGATGGGAAAACGAGCTTAAGTGAGGAAGAACTAACTGAAAGAGAAAAATTAAACGATATGGCATTCTCTCAGTTTCTAGCCTGGCTGGTGAGTAACTGAGGGCACGACTGACAGTTCTAGCTAATTGGCAGACAATCACAACTCACAAGAATATAATGGCTATATACAGTACAAAGTAGTCAATAAACAATTCTCATATCTGTATAGTATTTCTTGACCGAAGAAATATGACCAGGTAACAA contains:
- the LOC110435994 gene encoding outer envelope pore protein 16-2, chloroplastic, with the translated sequence MSSGVGTQARAFADEVRGGLEQKNWMLDLGHPLLNRIAESFVKAAGIGAVQAVARESYFMAIEGEGGSVSGATGSRKRSFPELNGTNSSSKSAEAMVKNVSKESLQWGLAAGVHSGLTYGLTEVRGAHDWRNSAVAGAITGAAVALTSEHASHEQVVQCAITGAALSTAANVLSGIL